One genomic region from Phragmites australis chromosome 1, lpPhrAust1.1, whole genome shotgun sequence encodes:
- the LOC133926901 gene encoding uncharacterized protein LOC133926901 isoform X1, which produces MPGTYPPPPRPVMLADLNFEPTESDGEDRPPTPKPNPTAADSTRSGTEEGGLAKNVIATKDADTVECEDADQHCQGASAPREEKVSNLKAALVHVARKMPKNAHAHFMLGLMYQRLGQPQKAISAYEKSSEILLHDEEEVRRPDLLSSVRIHHAQCILQTSMGDSFDEELGTGELDEILAKMKSSVESDPRQAAVWNILGLVLLRGGQLQSAISVLSSLTAVAPDYLDSLANLGVAYIQSGDLELSAKCFQELLLKDQNHPAALLNYAALLLCKYGSLAAGAGGNISAGPYLHQREALAVAKECLLAAAKADPKAASVWVNLANAYYMAGEHRNSKRCLEQAAKLEPNHMPARYAIAVHRIRDAIRSQCCDDQLHWAANEMATVLKEGDPSAVDAPIAWAGLAMAHRAQHEIAAAYDAEHINLNDAEERALYTLKQAIQEDPDDAVQWHQLGLYNICMTRFSRSVNFLKAALARSPDCSYAWSNLGIALQLSDDSSSETVYKRALVLSSSQQLHAIFSNLGILYRQHRNYEFARKMLLRSLELCPGYAPANNNLGLVFVAEGRWEDAIICFEKALQSDPLLDAAKSNLAKVLALSKKQ; this is translated from the exons ATGCCGGGGACctacccgccgccgccgaggccggTGATGCTCGCCGACCTCAACTTCGAGCCGACGGAGAGCGACGGCGAGGATCGCCCACCAACCCCCAAACCCAACCCCACCGCCGCCGACTCCACCAG GAGTGGCACTGAGGAGGGCGGTTTGGCAAAAAATGTGATTGCAACAAAGGACGCTGATACTGTTGAATGCGAAG ATGCAGATCAGCATTGTCAAGGGGCTTCTGCTCCACGTGAGGAGAAAGTTAGCAACCTGAAAGCT GCTTTGGTTCATGTGGCTCGGAAGATGCCTAAGAATGCTCATGCACATTTTATGTTGGGTTTGATGTATCAAAGGCTTGGTCAGCCACAAAAG GCAATATCAGCGTATGAAAAGTCGTCTGAAATATTGTtacatgatgaagaagaagtgcGGAGGCCTGATTTACTCTCATCAGTGAGGATACATCATGCACAG TGCATTTTGCAAACAAGCATGGGCGATAGTTTTGATGAAGAGCTTGGAACTGGTGAGCTGGATGAAATACTTGCTAAGATGAAGAGTTCAGTTGAATCGGATCCCAGGCAGGCAGCTGTTTGGAATATCCTCGGTTTAGTTCTTCTACGGGGTGGCCAACTTCAG AGTGCTATCTCAGTTCTATCTTCTCTTACGGCTGTTGCTCCAGACTACTTGGACTCCCTTGCGAATCTTGGTGTTGCGTATATTCAAAG TGGGGATCTAGAGCTGTCTGCAAAATGCTTTCAAGAGCTTCTTCTAAAGGATCAAAACCACCCAGCGGCTCTGTTGAACTATGCAGCTCTCCTCCTTTGTAAATATGGATCTTTGGCTGCAG GGGCAGGGGGCAACATCAGCGCAGGGCCTTATCTACATCAGAGAGAAGCCTTAGCTGTTGCAAAAGAGTGCTTACTTGCAGCAGCGAAGGCTGATCCTAAAGCTGCATCAGTGTGGGTTAATCTTGCAAATGCATATTACATGGCTGGTGAACATAGAAATTCAAAAAGGTGTTTGGAGCAG GCAGCAAAATTGGAACCCAATCATATGCCTGCTCGGTATGCTATTGCAGTTCACCGTATCAGAGATGCTATAAGGTCACAGTGTTGTGATGACCAACTTCACTGGGCTGCAAATGAAATGGCAACAGTTCTAAAAGAAGGAGACCCTTCAGCAGTTGATGCCCCAATTGCATGGGCAGGGTTGGCAATGGCTCACAGGGCACAACATGAAATTGCAGCTGCTTATGATGCGGAACATATCAATCTTAATGATGCAGAAGAGAGAGCTCTTTATACACTAAAACAG GCAATCCAAGAGGACCCAGATGACGCTGTTCAATGGCATCAACTTGGCTTGTATAATATTTGCATGACTCGGTTCAGCAGATCTGTCAATTTTCTTAAAGCTGCGTTAGCTCGTTCCCCAGATTGCAGCTATGCTTGGTCAAATCTTG GTATTGCATTGCAACTATCAGACGACTCGTCTTCTGAAACTGTATATAAGCGGGCACTGGTACTATCTTCAAGCCAGCAGTTGCATGCAATCTTCTCTAATCTTGGAATTCTTTACCGGCAGCATAGGAACTATGAATTTGCAAGAAAGATGTTACTGAGGTCGTTGGAACTGTGTCCTGGATATGCACCTGCCAACAACAACCTGGGGCTTGTATTTGTCGCGGAGGGCCGTTGGGAGGATGCTATAATCTGTTTTGAGAAAGCCCTGCAATCTGATCCCCTGCTTGATGCGGCCAAATCGAACTTGGCAAAAGTCCTTGCATTGTCAAAGAAACAGTAG
- the LOC133926901 gene encoding uncharacterized protein LOC133926901 isoform X2: protein MSGTEEGGLAKNVIATKDADTVECEDADQHCQGASAPREEKVSNLKAALVHVARKMPKNAHAHFMLGLMYQRLGQPQKAISAYEKSSEILLHDEEEVRRPDLLSSVRIHHAQCILQTSMGDSFDEELGTGELDEILAKMKSSVESDPRQAAVWNILGLVLLRGGQLQSAISVLSSLTAVAPDYLDSLANLGVAYIQSGDLELSAKCFQELLLKDQNHPAALLNYAALLLCKYGSLAAGAGGNISAGPYLHQREALAVAKECLLAAAKADPKAASVWVNLANAYYMAGEHRNSKRCLEQAAKLEPNHMPARYAIAVHRIRDAIRSQCCDDQLHWAANEMATVLKEGDPSAVDAPIAWAGLAMAHRAQHEIAAAYDAEHINLNDAEERALYTLKQAIQEDPDDAVQWHQLGLYNICMTRFSRSVNFLKAALARSPDCSYAWSNLGIALQLSDDSSSETVYKRALVLSSSQQLHAIFSNLGILYRQHRNYEFARKMLLRSLELCPGYAPANNNLGLVFVAEGRWEDAIICFEKALQSDPLLDAAKSNLAKVLALSKKQ from the exons AT GAGTGGCACTGAGGAGGGCGGTTTGGCAAAAAATGTGATTGCAACAAAGGACGCTGATACTGTTGAATGCGAAG ATGCAGATCAGCATTGTCAAGGGGCTTCTGCTCCACGTGAGGAGAAAGTTAGCAACCTGAAAGCT GCTTTGGTTCATGTGGCTCGGAAGATGCCTAAGAATGCTCATGCACATTTTATGTTGGGTTTGATGTATCAAAGGCTTGGTCAGCCACAAAAG GCAATATCAGCGTATGAAAAGTCGTCTGAAATATTGTtacatgatgaagaagaagtgcGGAGGCCTGATTTACTCTCATCAGTGAGGATACATCATGCACAG TGCATTTTGCAAACAAGCATGGGCGATAGTTTTGATGAAGAGCTTGGAACTGGTGAGCTGGATGAAATACTTGCTAAGATGAAGAGTTCAGTTGAATCGGATCCCAGGCAGGCAGCTGTTTGGAATATCCTCGGTTTAGTTCTTCTACGGGGTGGCCAACTTCAG AGTGCTATCTCAGTTCTATCTTCTCTTACGGCTGTTGCTCCAGACTACTTGGACTCCCTTGCGAATCTTGGTGTTGCGTATATTCAAAG TGGGGATCTAGAGCTGTCTGCAAAATGCTTTCAAGAGCTTCTTCTAAAGGATCAAAACCACCCAGCGGCTCTGTTGAACTATGCAGCTCTCCTCCTTTGTAAATATGGATCTTTGGCTGCAG GGGCAGGGGGCAACATCAGCGCAGGGCCTTATCTACATCAGAGAGAAGCCTTAGCTGTTGCAAAAGAGTGCTTACTTGCAGCAGCGAAGGCTGATCCTAAAGCTGCATCAGTGTGGGTTAATCTTGCAAATGCATATTACATGGCTGGTGAACATAGAAATTCAAAAAGGTGTTTGGAGCAG GCAGCAAAATTGGAACCCAATCATATGCCTGCTCGGTATGCTATTGCAGTTCACCGTATCAGAGATGCTATAAGGTCACAGTGTTGTGATGACCAACTTCACTGGGCTGCAAATGAAATGGCAACAGTTCTAAAAGAAGGAGACCCTTCAGCAGTTGATGCCCCAATTGCATGGGCAGGGTTGGCAATGGCTCACAGGGCACAACATGAAATTGCAGCTGCTTATGATGCGGAACATATCAATCTTAATGATGCAGAAGAGAGAGCTCTTTATACACTAAAACAG GCAATCCAAGAGGACCCAGATGACGCTGTTCAATGGCATCAACTTGGCTTGTATAATATTTGCATGACTCGGTTCAGCAGATCTGTCAATTTTCTTAAAGCTGCGTTAGCTCGTTCCCCAGATTGCAGCTATGCTTGGTCAAATCTTG GTATTGCATTGCAACTATCAGACGACTCGTCTTCTGAAACTGTATATAAGCGGGCACTGGTACTATCTTCAAGCCAGCAGTTGCATGCAATCTTCTCTAATCTTGGAATTCTTTACCGGCAGCATAGGAACTATGAATTTGCAAGAAAGATGTTACTGAGGTCGTTGGAACTGTGTCCTGGATATGCACCTGCCAACAACAACCTGGGGCTTGTATTTGTCGCGGAGGGCCGTTGGGAGGATGCTATAATCTGTTTTGAGAAAGCCCTGCAATCTGATCCCCTGCTTGATGCGGCCAAATCGAACTTGGCAAAAGTCCTTGCATTGTCAAAGAAACAGTAG
- the LOC133886148 gene encoding uncharacterized protein LOC133886148 — TAGLGRDKENGRHKIASDEVPSPPPSSVAGEASGGSSAPASSSTGGSKPPLRTTKPGAKRLVLTVSVILSFLLGLPFLLKSTEIHRSPLPSDAIAALARRLHSNPPSFPCGLHAVFLRSGPGPSDASLASHLERAISAQLHLLSAASSAGNVSVSVTVGSSGGCFSSSSVGLRWQCGAVTTADLVRGDEVFDELLHSASGGSGGDGMRVYTVVILDSDDAKGMRIVVGKHRHAWVVGKVDEAEAVSVIGEVFVKYFMNGGIEEGEAGIGKGEFLPVGSDGNVVLSFSLLNADPSDWVYDWEFEKIGERMLHPVVEALLPIAEINIESQVLYHTPKSSYSYSDDKLGGNVLSTGDIPFFVNSNEWHLDTSISATGRSKVLQFVVYIPCARECPLYLQLPDGGLSKTNAFISPMWGGVLIWNPPDCSLGSKKTHGTRNKMSSQELMETLEIFIGQLRQLFGLKPNYLAQDMDATSKFIVSEKGFTEWELDLLFRHHACSNLLSCLTTLESLSSLVQSLPRMIVMDEIGRQVELSLEAANLAQRNATLGIIDFAASKFMIICFAQCTNTFTNIG, encoded by the exons ACTGCTGGGCTGGGCCGCGACAAGGAAAACGGGCGTCACAAGATCGCCAGCGACGAGGTCCCATCGCCACCTCCATCTTCCGTTGCTGGAGAAGCCTCCGGAGGATCGTCTGCTCCCGCTTCCAGCTCCACCGGCGGCAGCAAGCCGCCGTTGCGCACGACGAAGCCCGGCGCGAAGCGGCTAGTTCTCACCGTCTCCGTCATCCTTTCCTTCCTCCTCG GACTGCCCTTCCTGCTGAAATCCACCGAGATCCACCgctcgccgctgccgtcggACGCTATCGCTGCCCTCGCCCGCCGCCTCCACTCCAATCCGCCCTCGTTCCCCTGCGGACTCCACGCGGTCTTCCTCCGGTCCGGCCCTGGTCCCTCCGATGCCTCCCTCGCCAGTCACCTCGAGCGGGCAATCTCGGCCCAGCTCCATCTCCTCTCCGCCGCTTCCTCTGCCGGTAACGTCTCGGTGTCAGTCACCGTCGGGTCGTCGGGTGGCTgcttcagcagcagcagtgtTGGCTTGCGTTGGCAATGCGGCGCCGTGACCACTGCGGACCTGGTGCGCGGTGATGAGGTGTTTGATGAATTGCTGCACTCGGCATCGGGAGGCAGCGGTGGGGATGGGATGAGGGTTTACACTGTTGTCATTTTGGATAGCGATGATGCGAAGGGAATGAGGATTGTAGTTGGGAAGCACCGGCATGCTTGGGTGGTCGGGAAGGTAGATGAGGCTGAAGCTGTGTCAGTTATTGGGGAGGTATTTGTCAAGTATTTCATGAATGGCGGTATTGAGGAGGGTGAGGCAGGCATTGGCAAAGGCGAGTTCTTGCCAGTTGGATCAGATGGAAATGTTGTTCTGTCATTTAGCTTGTTGAATGCCGATCCAAGCGATTGGGTGtatgattg GGAGTTTGAAAAGATTGGTGAGAGGATGTTGCATCCTGTGGTTGAGGCACTGCTACCAATTGCGGAAATTAATATAGAGAGTCAG GTTCTGTACCACACTCCAAAGTCATCCTATTCTTATTCTGATGATAAACTGGGTGGCAATGTCCTTAGTACGGGAGACATTCCTTTCTTT GTAaactcaaatgagtggcacttGGATACATCAATTTCAGCTACAGGACGATCGAAAGTCCTTCAATTTGTGGT ATACATTCCATGTGCAAGGGAATGCCCATTGTATTTGCAACTTCCTGATGGTGGACTTTCAAAAACTAATGCATTTATATCCCCA ATGTGGGGAGGTGTTCTTATCTGGAACCCGCCAGACTGTTCACTTGGTTCCAAGAAGACTCATGGGACCCGGAATAAAATGTCCTCTCAG GAACTTATGGAGACTCTTGAAATCTTCATTGGACAGCTAAGGCAGTTGTTTGGTCTAAAACCAAATTATCTTGCACAAGACATGGATGCTACATCTAAATTTATAGTTAGTGAAAAGGGATTCACAGAAtg gGAGTTAGATTTATTATTTCGACACCATGCATGTTCCAATCTATTGTCATGTCTCACCACCTTGGAGTCTCTTTCCAGTCTG GTCCAATCTCTCCCGAGAATGATTGTCATGGATGAAATTGGAAGACAG GTTGAGCTTTCTCTTGAAGCTGCAAATTTAGCTCAAAGAAACGCAACTCTTGGAATAATTGACTTTGCAGCAAGCAAGTTTATGATAATTTGTTTTGCACAGTGTACTAATACTTTTACAAACATAGGCTAA